One genomic segment of Hordeum vulgare subsp. vulgare chromosome 2H, MorexV3_pseudomolecules_assembly, whole genome shotgun sequence includes these proteins:
- the LOC123431259 gene encoding uncharacterized protein LOC123431259 translates to MKFLSYRGLGSICCSFTDKTNLLFEANLAGNHDADLETKHAAQKKKPAKKASAPVRHDDDEALNLKDRMAACTIGDSPPKRSAAESETTKEQKGKKRRNESSKRGTTKKATTPLTKLSGESEDNKFVMEEA, encoded by the exons ATGAAGTTCTTAAGTTACAGAGGACTAGGTAGTATATGTTGTTCTTTTACTGATAAAACAAACTTACTCTTCGAGGCAAATTTGGCTGGTAATCACGATGCAGATTTGGAAACCAAACACGCGGCACAAAAGAAGAAACCAGCCAAGAAG GCAAGTGCACCGGTGAGACATGATGACGACGAAGCACTCAACCTAAAAGATCGCATGGCTGCTTGTACTATTGGTGACTCCCCTCCAAAACGTAGTG CCGCGGAATCCGAGACTACAAAAGaacagaaaggaaagaaaaggcGGAACGAATCAAGCAAAAGAGGCACGACAAAGAAGGCTACGACACCCTTAACCAAGTTGTCTGGTGAGAGCGAGGACAACAAATTTGTCATGGAAGAAGCGTAG
- the LOC123431253 gene encoding mavicyanin-like yields MAATRTSLLALAAMAVVISTASAAIYNVGEPGGAWDLGTNYDAWASSRNFHTDDQIMFKYSPQAHNLLQVSKADYDSCNTASPLATYTSGNVIVTLSNNSTRYFICGFPGHCAGGMKVKIIVTSTSPAPASGPSASNAPPATPASAATNVKVTGFGLAVLLAVAGLMA; encoded by the coding sequence ATGGCTGCCACAAGAACCAGTCTTCTCGCCCTGGCTGCGATGGCCGTCGTCATAAGCACCGCGTCCGCGGCGATCTACAACGTCGGCGAGCCCGGCGGAGCTTGGGACCTCGGCACCAACTACGACGCATGGGCGTCCTCCAGGAACTTCCATACCGACGACCAGATCATGTTCAAGTACTCCCCTCAGGCGCACAACCTCCTCCAAGTCAGCAAAGCAGACTACGACTCCTGCAACACCGCCAGCCCCCTCGCCACCTATACCTCTGGGAATGTTATTGTCACCCTCTCCAACAACAGCACCCGATACTTCATCTGCGGTTTCCCTGGTCATTGCGCGGGCGGTATGAAGGTTAAGATTATTGTCACCTCTACGTCACCCGCCCCGGCCAGCGGCCCAAGTGCAAGCAACGCTCCCCCGGCGACACCTGCTTCCGCTGCCACCAATGTGAAGGTGACGGGGTTCGGTCTCGCCGTTTTGCTTGCCGTTGCCGGCCTCATGGCTTGA
- the LOC123431255 gene encoding mavicyanin-like, with protein MAATRTSLLALAAMAVVISTASAAIYNVGEPGGAWDLGTNYDAWASSRNFHADDQIMFKYSPQAHNLLQVSKADYDSCNTASPLATYTSGNVIVTLSNNSTRYFICGFPGHCAGGMKVKIIVTSTSPAPASGPSASNAPPATPASAATNVKVTGFGLAVLLAVAGLMA; from the coding sequence ATGGCTGCCACAAGAACCAGTCTTCTCGCCCTGGCTGCGATGGCCGTCGTCATAAGCACCGCGTCCGCGGCGATCTACAACGTCGGCGAGCCCGGCGGAGCTTGGGACCTCGGCACCAACTACGACGCATGGGCGTCCTCCAGGAACTTCCATGCCGACGACCAGATCATGTTCAAGTACTCCCCTCAGGCGCACAACCTCCTCCAAGTCAGCAAAGCAGACTACGACTCCTGCAACACCGCCAGCCCCCTCGCCACCTATACCTCTGGGAATGTTATTGTCACCCTCTCCAACAACAGCACCCGCTACTTCATCTGCGGTTTCCCTGGTCATTGCGCGGGCGGTATGAAGGTTAAGATTATTGTCACCTCTACGTCACCCGCCCCGGCCAGCGGCCCAAGTGCAAGCAACGCTCCCCCGGCGACACCTGCTTCCGCTGCCACCAATGTGAAGGTGACGGGGTTCGGTCTCGCCGTTTTGCTTGCCGTTGCCGGCCTCATGGCTTGA
- the LOC123431258 gene encoding mavicyanin-like: MAATRTILLAVATMAILSTASAAIYNVGEPGGAWDLSTNYDTWASSRNFHPSDRIVFKYSPQAHDVLEVSKADYDSCSTASPIATLNSGNDVVSLTATGTRYFICGFPGHCAGGMKVKIDVVPSSSSSSPAPASGPSASNAPPPVPVSAATSVATTGFGLAILLIVAGLMS, encoded by the coding sequence ATGGCTGCCACGAGAACCATTCTCCTTGCTGTGGCCACAATGGCCATCCTGAGCACCGCATCGGCGGCAATCTACAACGTCGGCGAGCCAGGTGGTGCATGGGACCTCAGCACCAACTACGACACCTGGGCGTCCTCCAGGAACTTCCACCCAAGCGACCGGATCGTCTTCAAATACTCTCCTCAGGCACACGACGTCCTCGAGGTCAGCAAGGCCGACTACGACTCTTGTAGCACCGCCAGCCCAATCGCCACCCTCAACTCCGGGAATGATGTCGTCTCCCTCACGGCCACCGGTACCCGCTACTTCATCTGCGGCTTCCCGGGCCACTGCGCCGGGGGAATGAAGGTGAAGATCGATGTCGTGCCgagctcctcttcttcctcgcctgcCCCGGCCAGCGGTCCCAGTGCAAGTAACGCTCCCCCGCCGGTGCCTGTCTCAGCCGCCACCTCTGTGGCCACCACAGGGTTTGGGCTCGCCATCTTACTTATTGTTGCCGGCCTCATGTCTTGA
- the LOC123431254 gene encoding mavicyanin-like, giving the protein MAATRTILLAVATMTILSTASAAIYNVGEPGGAWDLSTNYGTWASSRNFHPSDRIVFKYSPQAHDVLEVSKADYDSCSTASPIATLNSGNDVVSLTATGTRYFICGFPGHCAGGMKVKIDVVPSSSSSSPAPASGPSASNAPPPVPVSAATSVATTGFGLAILLIVAGLMS; this is encoded by the coding sequence ATGGCTGCCACGAGAACCATTCTCCTCGCCGTGGCCACAATGACCATCCTGAGCACCGCATCGGCGGCAATCTACAACGTCGGCGAGCCAGGTGGTGCATGGGACCTCAGCACCAACTACGGCACCTGGGCGTCCTCCAGGAACTTCCACCCAAGCGACCGGATCGTCTTCAAATACTCTCCTCAGGCACACGACGTCCTCGAGGTCAGCAAGGCCGACTACGACTCTTGTAGCACCGCCAGCCCAATCGCCACCCTCAACTCCGGGAATGATGTCGTCTCCCTCACGGCCACCGGTACCCGCTACTTCATCTGCGGCTTCCCGGGCCACTGCGCCGGGGGAATGAAGGTGAAGATCGATGTCGTGCCgagctcctcttcttcctcgcctgcCCCGGCCAGCGGTCCCAGTGCAAGTAACGCTCCCCCGCCGGTGCCTGTCTCAGCCGCCACCTCTGTGGCCACCACAGGGTTTGGGCTCGCCATCTTACTTATCGTTGCCGGCCTCATGTCTTGA